In the Malaclemys terrapin pileata isolate rMalTer1 chromosome 12, rMalTer1.hap1, whole genome shotgun sequence genome, one interval contains:
- the LOC128845977 gene encoding cathepsin G-like, translated as MKPIPLPPANFLLKPEATCSMAGWGHTGAHMVRFPTRLQDVTLQMADNKQFRLFFDSFNRTSMLCVGNIKTKQSSFVGDSGGPLVCSGVTQGIVSHGKDSGLPPAVYTRISAFIPWLGKKMGRE; from the exons ATGaaacccatccctctgcccccggccAACTTCCTGCTGAAGCCAGAGGCCACGTGCAGCATGGCCGGCTGGGGCCATACCGGTGCCCACATGGTGCGTTTTCCCACCAGGCTCCAAGATGTGACCTTACAGATGGCTGACAACAAGCAATTCAGACTCTTCTTCGACTCCTTCAACCGGACGTCCATGCTCTGCGTGGGGAACATCAAAACAAAGCAGTCGTCTTTCGTG GGTGACTCCGGGGGCCCGCTGGTGTGCAGTGGGGTCACCCAGGGCATCGTCTCTCACGGGAAAGACAGTGGCCTCCCGCCCGCCGTATACACGCGGATCTCCGCATTCATCCCTTGGCTCGGGAAGAAGATGGGCAGGGAGTAG